From Aegilops tauschii subsp. strangulata cultivar AL8/78 chromosome 5, Aet v6.0, whole genome shotgun sequence:
AGAGAAATGTTGAGCTATTTTGTGTGGAGGCACGAGAGTTTTACTTCTTTTCCAGGCCAGGTCAGGGTAGTAGTACTACATGGTTCAAATATTTAGAGTGGAGCTATCGTTTAGACGAACCGTATTCTCTTAGTTAACTTGTAAATACATGCAGGTGTTAGGACTAAACCATCATTTTATGTCTTTTTCTATATGCTGCTTGAGCCATTAAGTTGTGTGTAGAACAGATGTAGGATACATTGTTGTGCTCCTATACTTTCTATGTATGCAGCCACTTGACCCTGTGTTGTTGGCAAAACCTGTTTGCTGCAGTGATCGATATCAAGCATGCCCAAGTTGGCGAAATAAGCGATCCATGGATGGTGTACTACTGGCAAGGAGCAGCACTAATGTTTATGAAGGTGCGACACAAGAGTTCAGCCCTTCGTTCATGAGTTTATTTCAGCGAGTCCGCCAGCCTATGCTGGCGCTCACTCCGGCTCTGGCATAGGTAAGCCACTGGTCCTCTCATCTTCTCTGTTTCATGCTTTATGTGTCCACGTCAATCGAGCCGTGGTAAATTATGTACTGGCAATCACGCCATGGCAATTTATATGGTTTttggccgtggtgatggtctGTAATGCCAACATCCGTGGTTATTGTGAATATGTTATAATTTTTACTGTCACAATTTTAGTGGTTTTAGCACTTTCTTTCTTGGCCTACAATTTGAGCTTATTATCTATGGTGTCATTTGGTATTTGGTTTGCACCTTTCGTCCACTTCATCATCATCTTATACTAGGTGGCATCATGTTTCAGTTATTATGAGGTGGTGTAGACTCCAACATGCTAAAATGACATGGATGATGTATTTGGTTTGCTTGGATTTTTCAATATATAGTTCCAAGGTCACATGCATAGGAAGTTCATTTCCTGATGATGCTACAAGTTTCCCGATAATGTGCCTACTATAGTTGCACAGTGTGTTGTATTCAAAACAGGAATGCGATGCTTGGAACGCAGGGTACTGGGAAATAATTGATGCTTGTTATCTGTCTATATGTGCTGCTGTCTTTCTATGTGCCACTGTCCTTGTGTTTTTGGAAAAACGAGAAGGGTAACCAAATTGCTTTTGTTTTCGCCAGGTAGTGGTCTGGACCCGCAGCCACCGGGAAGTTTGATCTTGCGGCGGGCGAGAAGACCGACGGATGGATGGAGCTTGGTCGTAATCTAGATGCTCCAGCTGAGTCTGATAGATTTTTGGTAGTGTGGGTTGTTCTTTTGTTGGGTGCATGTTCTTACCTCCTTCTGTATTCAACACAAGGAAGGGTTGTCTGATAAGCTGTGACCATTTAGACTTGCTAGGATGATGGTATGGAATGGGTTAAGGTTCATGAATTGAATTTTGGAATGAGCAGGAGAACTTCATTCTATGTTGAATTGATTTTTTTAATGCCATTGTGCATGCGATTCTTCCCAACGTGTTATGCTGCCGAAATTTCTAGTGAAAAGATTACCATGACTTGTCAAAAACTAGGCCCTTTATTGTCAAGTTTTCAAACTCTAGGGGGTTCGTGGCAAATAAACAGACTTtttgtagttttcaaactcaagGGGGCACATTGTTGGCACTGCAGTCTATATCACTTGAGGCAAGGGCCGAGATCCACTGCGCCTCCGTGGCCCTAATGCCCTCGGACGAGGCGGATCAACGGCGGTGCCGACGGGAGGCAAAGAAAGAAATCTGAGTTTTCTGGGCAGTTGCAAGAGAGGCCAAGGGGTACGCTGCTCTTGATACTGCTAGTCAATTCTCTTCTTCTTAATGATGAAAAGCCAGAGGTCCGGTCGGTTGCAAAAATAAAACAAATATGGACACGGAATTTTTGGTCAACTTGAGCATTTTAACCTGAGGAATCATGCtttagtaatttcaaaaattgcCAAGCGTTTCTGCAGTCTGCACCCGAACGAGGTCCAGCGCTCCCTTCTCGTTGAGCTTGTTACTCTGCTGGTGTTCCATGTAGTCCCTGTACTCGACGCCCATGTACTCCAGGCGCAGGGGTGCCACGGCTAGCTCCGGCACTGGCTCGACGACGGCGTCCAGGCACGGCCCGATCAGGCTCACGCACAACATCCTCGCCTGCGCGCGGTCGACCAGTGCGCGGTGGAGCACACCCTTGTACCTTCCATTGCTCCCAATCTGCATGCCATTCACCGACGTGTATGAGCAACACACGAATCACAAGAGACAAGAGTCGATCGGCTGGTCACCTCCGGCTGATCGCCGGCGATGACGAAGAATGCGCCGGGGATGGGCTCTGCGAGGAGCCACCGGCCGTCGTGCTTGACTTGGAGGCCATCGACGCCGTTCTGGAAGAGCAGAGTGAGGAGGCCGTGGTCAGAGTGAGCCGGCAGCCCGACTGCCCCATCGTCGTCGGGGCCACCGCTAGGTGGGTAATGGTTGCCGACGAGGATCTGGAAGCAGGACCCCAGGTCGAGGCGCTCAGCGATGCGGCCGCCTTCGAGCCCCAGGCTCTCGGAGATGGCCGCCGTGAGCTCCAGCAGCAGGCCCCTGGTGCGCGCCGCGTACTCCGCGGCCACGCCCCGCAGGGTGTCGGGCTTGGCGGGGCAGTGGAGCTCGGGGTGCGCGAACATCTTGACGTAGTCCCGCCAGTACCTGGCGCCATCGACGGCGGAGTTGAAGCCCGTGCCGAAGCGGACGGGGTCCATCGGGCCGGCGTCCATGAACTCCGCCTTTTGCTCCGGTGGTAGGCCGAACAGCTCCTTGCACGCGTCCATGAGCGCGCTCTGGAGAGCCTCGTGCACCCCATGGTTGGTCACCTTCATCATGGATTTATATTTATCCAGGCTTGAGAATCGATCTATACTACGTTTAGCGTTTGGGTGGTACGTCAGTAATAATAGTGTAATCGTACCATGAAGAAGCCCCAGTCTTGGCACGCCCGGCCGAGGTGCCGGATCGCCTGCGACCGTTCGCCGGCGTCGCCGTTGAGGAGGACGGCCAAGTCGACGACGGGGATGCCGTCCTGCTCACTGGAAGCTCCGTTGGGTTGGGCAGAGTAGCGAGGAGCAGAGGCCATGCCCATGATTTGAGTGTGCATAGCACAGGCCGGGGAAGATCTGTGGCAGTCATGCAGGTGGTTGCCGTGGCTCAATTTGCTGTCTGTACGTCGTCGTGCATGGTTCCGTGCGGGATATCGCAAGTTCAGCTCGTTTGGCCGTTCCTCCAGATATTTTTCGGGTGCGGTCATGTCGGGTTATCAGTTATCGCCACCGTTCACGGCACTTGTGATGTGAAGTGAAGACGAGCACAAAGTCTCTTTCCACGCCGAGATCGAAAGCAATATAGCATACGTAATTTGCGCCATTGATTGTTCTGGACTTCCAGgaacttgatgtcatcctcctgAAAGAAACGCATGTACTACTACGTACGTAGTTTGTATGATAGGATGCACTCCTATAACTTTGGCATGGTAGGCTTAAGAGGCATCGGGAGCTTAGCCATCACAATATCAAAGCAATATGGAACGAGAGGAGCGCTTGTGTCTTCCGTCATAAGAGTACACCATCGCCAAGCCTTCTAAATGCAATCGTTGAACTCGGCCCTCAACCAGCTCTCTGCCCTCGATGCAAGCAATTGGAACCTGTTGAACTCGGCCTTCATTGTTCTAATCCCAAAGAAAGAGAACGCCATGCGGCCTGCTGACTATCGCCCAATTAGTCTCTCCCACAGCGTCGCCAAGATTTTGGGAAAGCTGCTTGGTAATAGACTGGCTCCTGCTATGCAACATCTTATCTCTCTCAGTcaaagtgctttcatcaagggtagATCGATCCAAGACAATTTTTTGTATGTTCAGAATCACATACACAGCTTGCACCGGGTCAAGATAGGGACAATtatcggagtaatgggccacgggtagcctaatcCGAGTCCCTGAACATTTCAAGTCATTTGGGCCGGCTGCGTCCCTCAAGCATCCAgaatgaagcgccgccttctggtggccggctggctcaagcggccggctgccagaagacggccaagcaccagaagacggcaccaagacgggccgactcctagcaggcggcctctagagaggccggctcctagcaggcagCCCACGACGCCCTCAGAGTCTGCgccccccattaagaagacacgacagggtgtggctacagtgtagcccatcacccccaCATCCAGGGCTTGGCGTGGCCACAATGCCCCGTataggcggagatctccgcacgacgcggcactgttgccactccatcCTTGACGTCACCCTTGTCAGGCggagccctgttcccacgacgGTCTGTCGATACGGCCTGCAGgtggcgggccctaccaggcagcgagagcccggaaggcGGCATAGCGTGACCAGTCGGACCCAAGGGAGGCCGGCCTCTAGCAAGCGGCCTGCTCCTCCCTCGAGTtccgtgcgccattaaccagacaaGACACGGTGTGCCTACAATGATCTCCCACCAGACGGcaggactgtagccacgcccctcCCCGGCCAAGTATGTGTCATTAGCATTgcggctacagtaaccagccgccgaccagacccgcaagcggcggaggcggcctgtcggctccgtaccagaccaatCGGCGAGGCCCACTAGGCGGCGGGCCTCAGcaaccggcggagaagccggcgacaagagacactgacagccgggtcctacacctggccagattaccattgtacccctgggggtaggcctatataaacaccccagggcacccatgcaaagggttcccaacctgttagtaCTAGACtcacacatagagagaggagagagctagccgcgctttctcctacctctggcatacagctcaaggagcaccattgtactcactagtgccttagtgatcatgcggagaccctgcagagcaggactaTGGGCGTTATCTCcaagagagccccgaacctgggtaaagtacaccggcgttcgtgtctacgcctcatcccgcttccgggcatcggcgacgttctactcgctcccaccattaTAAGCCAttctttggcatatgtcgcacccaacccccgacatttagcgcccaccgtggggcaaggtgcaccgttgtccggagacctgctctggacgggaaccctgttcctttctggcgagcgcagccagcccggcacgccagacggcGTCTGCGCCGACACGCTGCACGGCGCAGAGGTCGCCtgtgcggcgagctgcctcgccgatcttgttggcaagattcgcctctccgacgagcccgcatcCGACGCAGGCACATATGaccctgagagccgcctcgtcagcctcctcgacccgctccacgtcgccagcgagcctgctgtgcgcttggagtcggttggttccaccgacccgatgcttgttgctacctcttgagcactgcgttggttttcccttgaagaggaaagggtgatgcagtagagcagcgtaagtatttccctcagtttttgagaaccaaggtatcaatccagtaggaggccacgcacaagtccctcgcacctacacaaacaaataaaaacctcacaaccaacacaataaaggggttgtcaatcccttcacggtcacttacgaaagtgagatctgatagatatgata
This genomic window contains:
- the LOC109736217 gene encoding 2-oxoglutarate-dependent dioxygenase 19, coding for MTAPEKYLEERPNELNLRYPARNHARRRTDSKLSHGNHLHDCHRSSPACAMHTQIMGMASAPRYSAQPNGASSEQDGIPVVDLAVLLNGDAGERSQAIRHLGRACQDWGFFMVTNHGVHEALQSALMDACKELFGLPPEQKAEFMDAGPMDPVRFGTGFNSAVDGARYWRDYVKMFAHPELHCPAKPDTLRGVAAEYAARTRGLLLELTAAISESLGLEGGRIAERLDLGSCFQILVGNHYPPSGGPDDDGAVGLPAHSDHGLLTLLFQNGVDGLQVKHDGRWLLAEPIPGAFFVIAGDQPEIGSNGRYKGVLHRALVDRAQARMLCVSLIGPCLDAVVEPVPELAVAPLRLEYMGVEYRDYMEHQQSNKLNEKGALDLVRVQTAETLGNF